The genomic interval CCACGCGGGCGCTGCCCGTGTAGAAGGGGTGCGAGGCGGACGAGATCTCCACGTCGATGACGGGGTACTCGCGGCCGTCGTCCCACAGCACGGTCTTGTCCGAGGTGACGGTGGAGCGGGTCAGGAACGAATGACCGGCGCCCGCGTCGCGGAACACGACGTGGTGGTAGTCGGGGTGGATGCCGTTCTTCATGCAGAGCTCCTTCGGGGAGTCGGAGGGATGGGGGAGTCGGGCCGCCGGCGGATCGGCCGACGGACGCGGCTCACCAGCTGGACTTGGTGATGCCGGGCAGCTCGCCGCGGTGGGCGGCGGCCCGGAAGCGGACGCGCGAGAGCCCGAAGCGGCGCAGATGGCCGCGGGGGCGGCCGTCGATCGCGTCGCGGTTGCGCAGGCGCGTCGGGCTCGCGTCGCGGGGGAGCGCCTGCAGGGACCGCTGGGCATCGGCGCGCTCCTCGGGCGAGGAGGCCGGGTCCTTGACGGCCCGCTTGAGGGCGGCCCGACGCTCGGCGTACTGGGCGACGACGGCGCGTCGGCGCTCGTCGGCGGCGATCTTCGAGGTCTTGGCCATCAGCGCTCCTCCCGGAACTCGACGACCTCGCGCACGCGCGGGTCGAACTTGCGCATGCTGAGGCGGTCGGGAGTGTTCCGCCTGTTCTTGGTGGTCATGTACGTGAAACCGGTGCCGGCCGTGGAACGCATCTTCACGGTCTGGCGGACGTCGTTGCGACGACTCATGGGTGCCCTCCTGCGGGTCGTGATGGGTGGATCGATACGCACGGGCCGACGGCGCCGCGCGGGGGTGGTGAGGACTGGTGATCGAGGAGCGGGGCCGCGAGGGATCCGTGCGACGCGGTGCTCGACTCGGCGGGGGCGGGGCCGCCTGCCTGAGATCGCGCGCCCCGTTCCTTCCGTGCCCGGTACGACGCCCGGCAGCCCCGTCCCGATGTCAGAGGTGCTCGCACGTCACATCACCGTCGGCCCCTGGGGGCGTCGGCCCGTCGGACCCTCGTCCCGTCGGCCCCGCGGCCCTCAGACCTTCTCGCCCCGCGCGCGCATCTCCTGGACCACCGCGTCGATGCCGCGCTGGTCGATGATCTTGATGCCCTTGGCCGAGAGGGTCAGCCGCACGGTGCGGCCGAGCGAGGGGACGAAGTACTTCTTGTGCTGGATGTTCGGGCTGAAGCGGCGGGGCGTACGGCGGTGGGAGTGGGAGACGTTCCGTCCCATCCGCGGCACGGCGCCGGTGACTTGACAACGTTGGGTCATGATGGAGGAGACTAGCTACTGATAATCATTCTCGTCAAGAAGTGAGGTCGCGACCGATGTCCGCGAACGATGCCGCACACGGCGGCCCCGATGCCCACGGGCCCCTCCGCCCCGTGCCCGATACCGGCTCCCTTCCCGTCAGCCTGATCTCCTCGATCGACCCGGTCCTGCGGGACGTGCTGGTCACGAGCCTGCTGCTCGAGCGTCCGGGCATGCTCGCCCTGCGCTACGACGTCGACGCCGAGCACGGTGCGCTGCGCCGCGTCCTCGGCGACGCCGAGCGCGTGATCGACGACTCGCTCGTCGAGCTCGACCACCCCTGCGTCTCCTGCGCCATGCGCGAGGACGCGATTCCGCTCCTCGCGCGCCTCGCCGGCGAGAGCCGCTGGAACGGGCTGCTGCTCGCCCCGCCGATCAGCGCCGACCCCGAGGTGGTCGTGCGCACCATCCTGCCCGGGCGGCAGGGCTGGCACCTGGGCGCCTCGGCCGCCGTCGTCGACACGCGCACCGCCGTGCACGACCTCCTCGAGGACGACACCCTCGCCGAGCGCGGGCTGCAGTGGGCCGACGGCGACGAGCGCGCGGTGGGCGAGGCCCTCGCCGCCCAGATCGAGTACGCCGATCTGCTGGTCCTCGACGGGGCCGACGGCGCCGCCCGCGAACTCATCGAGCACCTCCGGGCGCCCGAGCAGCAGGTCGCCGCCTCGATGCACACGCTGCACCCCAAGACCCTGCTGCTGGGCCGCCACTCCCGCGCCCGCGCCGAGGCGCGCCGCGACCCCCGCCGCGTCGCTCCCTACGGCGGGCCCACTGCGCACGGCACCTGGACCCTGGACCTCAGCTCCGACCGGCCCTTCCACCCGGATCGCCTCCTCGAGCACATCGAGGAGCTCGGCGCGGGCCGGCTGCGCGGCCGCGGCCGCTTCTGGGTCCCGGACCGCCCCGGCACGATCTGCCAGTGGGACGGCGCCGGCGGCCAGGTCTCGATCGGCGCGATCGCCGACGCCGGGCGCGACCTGCCCACCACGCGGCTCGTCGTCACGGGCGTCGGACCGGCCGATGCCGAGCGCGTGCGCCGCGCCTTCGGCCGCATCCTGCTCACCCCGGAGGAATGGGCCGACGGGCTCGCCCCGTGGCTCGGCATCGAGGACCGGCTCGCCCCGTGGCTCGGGGAGCGCGAGGCCGCCGCCTGAGGGTGCGGGGCGGGCGGCGGCTCGCCCCGCGCCGGACCGTGGAAGACTGGCGCCCGTAGAACGGTTCACCGAGAGGACTCCCGACGATGCCTGCCCTGCTCGAGCCCACCCCTGACGGCTTCCTGCGCGGGGGCGAGCCCCACCGGATCGTCTCCGGCGCGATCCACTACTTCCGCGTCCACCCCGACCAGTGGCGGGACCGGCTGCGCCGCCTGGTCGCCATGGGCTGCGACACCGTCGAGACGTACGTCGCCTGGAACATCCACCAGCCCGATCCCGAGACTGTCACCTTCGAGGGCATCGCCGACCTGGGGCGTTTCCTCGACATCGCGGCCGAGGAGGGGCTGGACGCGATCGTGCGGCCGGGCCCTTTCATCTGCGCCGAGTGGGAGAACGGCGGGTTCCCCGGCTGGGTGCTGCGCGACCGTGGGATGCGTCTGCGTGTGCACGATGAGGCCTACCTGCGGCTCGTCGACGACTGGTTCGACCGGCTGATCCCCGTGATCGCGGAGCGGCAGGTGGGCCGCGGCGGCAATGTGGTGATGGTGCAGGTCGAGAACGAGTACGGCTCCTACGGCGACGACACCCTCTACCTCGCGCACCTGCGCGACGGCCTGCGCGCCCGCGGCATCGAGGAGCTGCTGGTGACGTCCGACGGCCCCGCGCGGATGTGGCTGACCGCCGGGACGATCGACGGCGCGCTGCCCACCGTGAACTTCGGCTCCCGCACCCGGGACGTGCTCGAGATGGCGCAGCGCGAGCTGCCGGCACGGCCCCTGATGTGCATGGAGTTCTGGAACGGCTGGTTCGACCACTGGGGCGAGGAGCACCACAGCCGGGACGCCGGGAGCGCCGCCGCCGAGCTCGAGGACATGCTCGCCGCCGGCATGAGCGTGAACTTCTACATGGCGCTGGGCGGCACCAATTTCGGGCTCACCGCGGGCGCGAACCACGACGGCGTCCTGCAGCCCACGACCACGAGCTACGACTACGACGCCCCGATCGCCGAGGACGGCCGCCTCACCGAGAAGTTCCACGCCTTCCGCGAGGTCATCGCCCGCCATCGCGACCTGCCGCCACTCGCCGAGCAGCTGGCCGAGCTGGGCATCGACGCGGAGCCGGCCGCCCTGGGAGCCCGCGACGTGCAGATCGAGCGCATGGCGCCGCTGCGCGCGTCCGAGCGCTTCACCCGCACCGCGCCCACCCACGTGGTGCCGCCCGCCTTCGAGGACCTCGGGCTCGAGCGCGGGATCCTCCGCTATTCACGGGACGTCGAGATCGAGGCCTCCGACCGCGCCGACGGCACCCGGACCCTCGCGCCCCTGAAGCTCTTCGGCCTCGCCGACCGGGCATGGGTCTACGTCGATGGGATCGCCGTCGGGTCCGCGGGCATCGGCGCGCAGGGCGCGGTCGACGGGACCGTGGCCGGGGAGACCGATCCCGCCGTCGTCGAGCTCGCGCCGTTCGTCGACCGTCTGCTGCCCGAGGGCGGGCACCGCACGGTGCGCGTGGAGATCCTCGTGGAGAACCTGGGGCGCGTGAACTTCGGCCCCTACCTGGGCGGACGCAAGGGCATCCTGCGCGGCGTCTGGGACCGCGTGCGCTTCCTGGGCGATTGGGAGGCCGATCCCTGGCCGCTCGAGGAGATGGGGGAGGAGCTCGCCCGGGTGGCCGCCGACCTGCCACCGGTCGAGGCCGCTCCGTGTGGTGCTGCCGAGGCGGACGCCCTCCCCGTGCTCGTCGTCGCCTCCTTCGAGACCGAGCAGCAGGCGGACGCCCACCTGGACCTCTCCGCAGCGGGGCACGGCGTCGCCTATGTCAACGGGCGCTGCGTGGGCAGGTACTGGGGCATCGGCCCCCAGCAGTCGCTGTACGTTCCCGCGCCCTGGATCCGCGAGGGACGCAACGAGGTCCTGCTGCTGGATCTCGATCGGGTGCCGAGCCGCCTCCGTCTGGTGGACCGGCCGCTGTTCGACTGACCGTCGGGCGATGGCGTGCTTCGGGCCGCTGCCGTCGACGCGTTCGAGCCGCCTGTCGCCTCACCCCGCGCGTTTGAGCACACGTCCCATGGTGACGATCTCGCAGTGCGCGACCCCGTGGCCCGCCAGCTGCTCGTCCACGAAGGTCACCAGGTCGGAACGATCCGGCAGCGCGACGTTGGCGACGATCGTGCACGGGCCGCTCGTCGCGGCGGCGAACCGCACCTCGGGGCGCGAGCGCAGGGAACGACCGAGCTCGCGGATCCCTCCCGGTGCGACGCGCATCCAGAGCATGGCGTCTCCTGATTCGGCCACCGCGGCCGGGTGGATGTCCGCCTCGAGGTAGAGGACCCCCTCCTCGAGCAGTCGCCGTCGGCGCCGGGACGCGGTGCTGCGGTCCACGCCGACGCGTCGGGCGAGAGTCTCGCTGCGCATCCTGCCGTCGTGGGCGAGGGCCGACAGGATCTCGTGGTCCACGGGTTCGAGCTCCCGGGCCGGGGCGAGCACGGCGTCCGCCGAGCCGCTCCACACCTCCAATAGGTCGTGCGCCTGCACCTGCAGCCGAGGGCTCTCCGCGGCCGCCGCCTGCAGGGGATCGGCAGATTCGTCCGCGTTCACCACGAACCCGCACATCAGCTCCCCGCCGTCCCGGGAGAGGCGCACCCACCGGCTCTCGTCCTGCGTCGCCATGTCGCCGGCCAGGTGCGCGAGCGCGGGCGTCGGCCCATGCACGCGGACCAGGCGCGCGAGACGACCCCCGAACCCCGGCAGAGTGCGCCCCAGGATCCGGACGACGTCTGCGCTGATCATCCTGTGCAGACGGCGCGCGACGGTGCGCTCGGAGACGTCCAGCCGACCGGCGAGCTCCACGATGCTGGCCCCCGGGTCCCGATCCAGAGCCGTCAGCAGACGCCTGTCCATCGGGTCCAATCGGACGGACAGGGGACCTCGGGGGACGCCGGTCGACGACCCGTGGTGGAGGGGCCGCCCCGCGCTCGCTCCGGAGTGCCGTGTCCGCTCGGGCGGGAGTGACGGTTCTGCGGCCATGGCGCTCCTTCTGGGTGGCTCACGTGGAGTTCAGCTGTCAGTCTGCCGGAAACGTGCGAGTTCCACCGGTACGGGGCGCCGCCGCGCTGGGATCGAGGGCGTCAGGACGCCCGATGCGCGGCGCGCGCATCGGAACTCGCACCACCTCGGAGAGAAGCTCATGCCACGCACTGCAACCGGCGCGCATTCCGCCGGCGCCGCCCTCGATCCCGTATCTGCCGATGCCCTGGACAGGCGCGCCCGCAATGCGGATCCGGGAGGTTCAGGCCCCCGAGACGCTCCGGCCGGCCCCAGCGCTGCACCGGCGAACGCTCCTCACGGGCTCCTGATCGCGGTCGCGGCCTTCAGCTGTCTCGTGGTCGCGCTGCAGCAGACGCTCGTCGTGCCGGCGGTGCCGCAGTTCCCGGCACTCCTGGGCACCACGCAGGAGGCGGTCGGCTGGCTGGTGACCGCGACGCTGCTGACCGGTGCGGTCGCGACCCCGATCATCGGCCGTCTTGCAGACCTGTTCGGCAAGCGCCGCATGCTCGTGCTGTCCATGGCATTCGTGCTGCTCGGCTCCGTCATCGCGCCCTGGGGCGGGATCGGGACGCTCGTCCTCGGACGTGCACTCCAGGGCCTGGGCACCGCTCTCGTGCCCGTCGCGATGGCGCAGATGCGGGACAGCCTGTCACCGCACCGCGTCGGCGGGGCGCTCGCGATCCTCTCGGCGACGCTCGGCGTGGGCGGGGGGATCGGTGTGCCGCTCGGCGGCGTGATCCTCTCGTCCATCGGCTGGACGGGGATGTTCTGGACCTCCGCCGTGCTGTCCGTGGCCGCGATCCTTCTCATCGCCCTCGTGTTCCCCGCGAGCGCCCCCGCCGATCCTCGTGGCCGCTTCGATCTGGTGGGTGCGGTGCTCCTGTCCATCGCACTCACGTCTCTGCTGCTGGCCGTGTCGCAGGGGAACACATGGGGCTGGGGGAGTCCCGCGTCGCTCGGCAGCCTGCTCGTCGGCGTCGTCTCGGCCGTCGCGTGGGGCGCGTTCGAGCTGCGTCAGGCGTCGCCGCTGGTGGACCTGCGCACCTCGGGCTCGCGTCCGCTGCTGTTCACGAACACCGCCTCGATCCTGATGGGGATCCTCATGTTCATGAATCTCCTCCTGACCACCCGCACTCTGCAGAATCCGACGACCGAGGGCGGTTTCGGGTGGAGCGCGAGCGCCGCAGGTCTCGCGATGCTCCCCAACGCGGCGGCCATGTTCGCCGTGGCGGCGCTCACGGCCCGGCTGGCCGCACGGTTCGGCCCGCGTCCCGTCCTCGAGATCGGCGGTGTCGTCACGGCGCTCGGGTATCTGTTGCGCCTGCTCGTGACGCCGAGCGCACCGGTCGCGATCGTGTGGACCACCCTGATCGGCATCGGCGTGGGCATCGCGTACGCGGCGATGCCCATGCTCGTGGTCCGCTACGCGCCGCCGCGCGAGACGGGATCGGCCAACGGGGTCAACGCGCTCATGCGCGCCATCGGCTCG from Brachybacterium kimchii carries:
- a CDS encoding winged helix-turn-helix domain-containing protein, translated to MDRRLLTALDRDPGASIVELAGRLDVSERTVARRLHRMISADVVRILGRTLPGFGGRLARLVRVHGPTPALAHLAGDMATQDESRWVRLSRDGGELMCGFVVNADESADPLQAAAAESPRLQVQAHDLLEVWSGSADAVLAPARELEPVDHEILSALAHDGRMRSETLARRVGVDRSTASRRRRRLLEEGVLYLEADIHPAAVAESGDAMLWMRVAPGGIRELGRSLRSRPEVRFAAATSGPCTIVANVALPDRSDLVTFVDEQLAGHGVAHCEIVTMGRVLKRAG
- a CDS encoding type B 50S ribosomal protein L31, coding for MKNGIHPDYHHVVFRDAGAGHSFLTRSTVTSDKTVLWDDGREYPVIDVEISSASHPFYTGSARVVDTAGRVEKFRRRYGTKSAGASTQEAAR
- a CDS encoding glycoside hydrolase family 35 protein, coding for MPALLEPTPDGFLRGGEPHRIVSGAIHYFRVHPDQWRDRLRRLVAMGCDTVETYVAWNIHQPDPETVTFEGIADLGRFLDIAAEEGLDAIVRPGPFICAEWENGGFPGWVLRDRGMRLRVHDEAYLRLVDDWFDRLIPVIAERQVGRGGNVVMVQVENEYGSYGDDTLYLAHLRDGLRARGIEELLVTSDGPARMWLTAGTIDGALPTVNFGSRTRDVLEMAQRELPARPLMCMEFWNGWFDHWGEEHHSRDAGSAAAELEDMLAAGMSVNFYMALGGTNFGLTAGANHDGVLQPTTTSYDYDAPIAEDGRLTEKFHAFREVIARHRDLPPLAEQLAELGIDAEPAALGARDVQIERMAPLRASERFTRTAPTHVVPPAFEDLGLERGILRYSRDVEIEASDRADGTRTLAPLKLFGLADRAWVYVDGIAVGSAGIGAQGAVDGTVAGETDPAVVELAPFVDRLLPEGGHRTVRVEILVENLGRVNFGPYLGGRKGILRGVWDRVRFLGDWEADPWPLEEMGEELARVAADLPPVEAAPCGAAEADALPVLVVASFETEQQADAHLDLSAAGHGVAYVNGRCVGRYWGIGPQQSLYVPAPWIREGRNEVLLLDLDRVPSRLRLVDRPLFD
- a CDS encoding CobW family GTP-binding protein, yielding MSANDAAHGGPDAHGPLRPVPDTGSLPVSLISSIDPVLRDVLVTSLLLERPGMLALRYDVDAEHGALRRVLGDAERVIDDSLVELDHPCVSCAMREDAIPLLARLAGESRWNGLLLAPPISADPEVVVRTILPGRQGWHLGASAAVVDTRTAVHDLLEDDTLAERGLQWADGDERAVGEALAAQIEYADLLVLDGADGAARELIEHLRAPEQQVAASMHTLHPKTLLLGRHSRARAEARRDPRRVAPYGGPTAHGTWTLDLSSDRPFHPDRLLEHIEELGAGRLRGRGRFWVPDRPGTICQWDGAGGQVSIGAIADAGRDLPTTRLVVTGVGPADAERVRRAFGRILLTPEEWADGLAPWLGIEDRLAPWLGEREAAA
- a CDS encoding MFS transporter; the protein is MPRTATGAHSAGAALDPVSADALDRRARNADPGGSGPRDAPAGPSAAPANAPHGLLIAVAAFSCLVVALQQTLVVPAVPQFPALLGTTQEAVGWLVTATLLTGAVATPIIGRLADLFGKRRMLVLSMAFVLLGSVIAPWGGIGTLVLGRALQGLGTALVPVAMAQMRDSLSPHRVGGALAILSATLGVGGGIGVPLGGVILSSIGWTGMFWTSAVLSVAAILLIALVFPASAPADPRGRFDLVGAVLLSIALTSLLLAVSQGNTWGWGSPASLGSLLVGVVSAVAWGAFELRQASPLVDLRTSGSRPLLFTNTASILMGILMFMNLLLTTRTLQNPTTEGGFGWSASAAGLAMLPNAAAMFAVAALTARLAARFGPRPVLEIGGVVTALGYLLRLLVTPSAPVAIVWTTLIGIGVGIAYAAMPMLVVRYAPPRETGSANGVNALMRAIGSAIASALVAAITAGLVAEADGGIVPSATSLGTIALIGLVLSAVSTVLASFARRQGERHDGTVPSAER
- the rpmB gene encoding 50S ribosomal protein L28, coding for MTQRCQVTGAVPRMGRNVSHSHRRTPRRFSPNIQHKKYFVPSLGRTVRLTLSAKGIKIIDQRGIDAVVQEMRARGEKV
- the rpsN gene encoding 30S ribosomal protein S14 encodes the protein MAKTSKIAADERRRAVVAQYAERRAALKRAVKDPASSPEERADAQRSLQALPRDASPTRLRNRDAIDGRPRGHLRRFGLSRVRFRAAAHRGELPGITKSSW
- the rpmG gene encoding 50S ribosomal protein L33; protein product: MSRRNDVRQTVKMRSTAGTGFTYMTTKNRRNTPDRLSMRKFDPRVREVVEFREER